In Bacillota bacterium, the following proteins share a genomic window:
- a CDS encoding TAXI family TRAP transporter solute-binding subunit encodes MKRNTRLTLGMVLAALVVLSACLPSAGVFAASRLTFAGGPAGGAWYGLAGSIAEQIKTAFPDVLVTVIPGGGVGNPTLVETGKAQLGLTVAHLYQSARLGTDPYETVPAKHIRAVAEVGTSDMGLFLVKKSVPVNSIKELKEKKYPLRLTTTSKASTPALAAERLLNEYGITFAELQSWGGSVTFTSYADAVTLISDGHADAIIAPVVPAVVELTTKTAMKWLDPEESVVEKMAEKYGYAKNFIPKGKFVWAEKDGWTIGEPNVIIVRDDVPENVVYGIVKIICENPGIVQDWGTHHALFDPKNAWRNVGGPLHPGAERYFREKGWMK; translated from the coding sequence ATGAAACGGAACACTAGATTGACCCTGGGAATGGTTCTCGCGGCTCTGGTCGTGCTGTCGGCCTGCCTGCCTTCGGCGGGAGTGTTTGCCGCAAGCAGACTTACATTTGCAGGCGGACCCGCGGGAGGAGCCTGGTATGGCCTGGCAGGAAGCATTGCTGAGCAGATCAAGACGGCGTTCCCAGACGTTCTGGTCACTGTCATCCCCGGTGGGGGAGTCGGTAACCCGACCCTTGTGGAGACAGGCAAGGCACAGCTGGGCCTGACCGTCGCTCACCTCTACCAGTCTGCCAGGCTGGGCACTGACCCTTACGAGACAGTGCCTGCCAAGCACATCAGGGCCGTGGCTGAAGTTGGGACAAGCGATATGGGCTTGTTCCTGGTTAAGAAGTCCGTTCCTGTGAACTCCATAAAGGAGCTCAAGGAAAAGAAGTACCCGCTCAGGCTCACAACCACAAGCAAAGCCAGCACCCCTGCACTGGCCGCTGAAAGGCTTCTGAATGAGTACGGCATAACCTTCGCGGAGCTGCAGTCGTGGGGTGGCAGCGTGACCTTCACAAGCTACGCCGATGCGGTCACCCTCATATCCGACGGCCACGCCGACGCCATAATCGCGCCGGTTGTCCCCGCTGTCGTCGAGCTCACCACGAAGACCGCCATGAAGTGGCTGGATCCCGAAGAGAGCGTCGTCGAGAAGATGGCGGAAAAGTACGGCTACGCCAAGAACTTCATCCCCAAAGGCAAATTCGTCTGGGCAGAGAAGGACGGTTGGACTATCGGAGAGCCCAACGTCATCATCGTCCGTGACGACGTGCCGGAGAACGTGGTCTACGGAATCGTCAAGATCATCTGCGAGAACCCTGGAATCGTCCAGGACTGGGGAACTCACCACGCCCTGTTTGACCCGAAGAACGCCTGGCGGAACGTGGGCGGCCCTCTGCACCCCGGAGCCGAGCGCTACTTCCGGGAGAAGGGTTGGATGAAGTAG